Proteins from one Mycolicibacter virginiensis genomic window:
- a CDS encoding TetR/AcrR family transcriptional regulator: MPRPRVYDPEQVLDAVETLAARSGPSAVTIRAIGEATGASNGAVYHGFGSRAGLVAAAWLRATRRFLAVQGELVDAVCDPLEAVVAAADAPVVFAQRHPDACKLLFAIQRDELPDDDLSPELAEQLRGADAMLIGLLIRLADALWQRHDAAAVDTITTCVVDLPTAIVLSRNRLGSTIARAHLHAAVRAVLSVGPPLAVQRGSTEESRSWDRRMNQKGSTP; encoded by the coding sequence ATGCCCCGCCCGCGCGTGTACGACCCCGAGCAGGTGCTCGACGCCGTCGAGACGCTTGCCGCACGGTCCGGCCCCTCCGCGGTGACCATTCGCGCCATCGGGGAGGCCACCGGCGCCTCCAACGGTGCGGTCTACCACGGGTTCGGCTCGCGGGCCGGGCTGGTCGCCGCCGCGTGGCTGCGGGCCACCCGGCGCTTCCTGGCGGTGCAGGGCGAGCTGGTGGACGCGGTCTGCGACCCACTCGAGGCCGTGGTTGCCGCCGCCGACGCGCCAGTGGTGTTCGCGCAGCGTCATCCCGACGCCTGCAAGCTGCTGTTCGCGATCCAGCGCGACGAACTGCCCGACGACGACCTGTCTCCGGAACTGGCCGAGCAGCTCCGCGGCGCCGACGCCATGCTGATCGGCTTGCTCATCCGGCTCGCGGACGCCCTGTGGCAGCGCCACGACGCCGCCGCCGTCGACACCATCACCACCTGCGTCGTCGATCTACCCACCGCTATCGTGCTCAGCCGAAACCGGTTGGGCAGCACCATCGCCCGTGCCCACCTACACGCGGCGGTCCGCGCCGTGTTGTCGGTCGGGCCACCCCTGGCGGTTCAGCGAGGCTCGACGGAGGAGAGCCGAAGCTGGGACCGCCGCATGAATCAGAAAGGATCCACCCCATGA
- a CDS encoding enoyl-CoA hydratase-related protein has translation MNLTYDDTIAVLDLGDDENRFSPDFLDEINGVLDDVLAANAEGKAHGLVTTAGGKFYTNGLDLDWLMANGDRTDWYVGRVHALLARVLTLPIPTAAAVVGHAFGAGAMLALAHDFRVMRADRGFFCLPEVDIRIPFTPGMAALIQAKLTPQAQVASMTTGRRFGGVDAATFGIVDSTAAEGAVTPAATEFLRPLAGKDSGTLGAIKDTMFGPAVAALGG, from the coding sequence ATGAACCTGACCTATGACGACACGATCGCCGTGCTGGACCTCGGCGACGACGAGAACCGGTTCTCCCCCGACTTCCTCGACGAGATCAACGGGGTGCTCGACGACGTGCTGGCCGCCAACGCCGAGGGGAAGGCACACGGCCTGGTCACCACCGCGGGCGGCAAGTTCTACACCAACGGCCTGGACCTCGACTGGCTGATGGCCAACGGCGACCGCACCGACTGGTACGTCGGCCGGGTGCACGCCCTGCTCGCGCGGGTGCTGACCCTGCCGATTCCCACCGCAGCGGCCGTGGTCGGACACGCGTTCGGGGCCGGCGCGATGCTGGCGCTGGCCCACGACTTCCGGGTGATGCGCGCCGACCGCGGTTTCTTCTGCCTGCCCGAGGTCGACATCCGGATTCCGTTCACGCCGGGGATGGCGGCGCTGATCCAGGCCAAGCTCACCCCGCAGGCTCAGGTGGCGTCGATGACCACCGGCCGCCGGTTCGGCGGCGTGGACGCCGCGACCTTCGGCATCGTGGACAGCACCGCCGCCGAGGGCGCGGTCACCCCGGCCGCGACCGAGTTTCTGCGGCCGCTGGCCGGCAAGGATTCGGGCACCCTGGGCGCGATCAAGGACACCATGTTCGGGCCGGCGGTGGCGGCGCTCGGCGGGTAA